The nucleotide sequence tcaacaattttggggtgttTTAAGCTCAAGAACTCTGGGGTCTTACTAATGAAGAGCTcgacaactttcagggtgtcctggttttttactttttgaaagatGGCAGCCCTAGGAGTTGTAGCCCCGTCATTTGCAGGGTACCATGTCGTTGCCTACCTTGCTGGAGGGTCACTCAAAGGACCACCACTCATGCATTGAGGAAGGGAGTGGCGCTGAGCCTGCCAGACCCACTCCCGCAGCACCCACATTGCCAACCAGCTCTAGGGATATGGGGCCCAGTACAGTGGCCTTCGGAAGCACGTtacctctgacagtggaacatagccatcatggctagtagccacggaTAAATCTCTTCCATGCAAGGGGGAATCCTGGACCAATCAGGATTCCCATACCCttgtatggggggtggggggtggagctcTATGCGAAGGGATGGTTGGTGAGCAATGTGGCTCATGTGTGCAATGCCGGGATACACAGCAattatatatcacacacacagagagaggagagagggagcttttttcccagccagaactcagttctggcacctctcaggtggatgccattgccattataagagaacaagggaggcgttctcAGTGAGTTCCCGCACATTCTTTCAAGAGGTATGGGGATCTGTGTGGAACTCTCCACACACATGAGTTAGTCCTCCAAAAGCTTAGAGAGCTCAGCTCAAATGCCGCGTAAGAGGTCCAGCGCAaactgcttacagtggtacctcaggttaagaacttaattcgttctggaggtccgttctgaacctgaaactgttcttaacctgaagcaccactttagctaatggggcctcctgctgccgccgcaccgctgcggcgcgatttctgttgtcatcctgaagcaaagttcttaacccgaagtactatttctgggttagcagtctgtaacctgaagcatctgtaacccaagataccactgtacttactgtcATGGAATGACATTGCTCAGGTAGTCTTTGTAATCCGGAAGGGCACAGACTTGAGATGattcatatatacagtatatatctggaagaagaagaaataataataataacccagagtccttttttctttctttctctactccccctctttccccctctctcctagCATCTATGTATACTGAAATACAGAGAGAGAGGCCAGATATTGGGAATATCATGACTCATCCAGATTACATTGACGGAAACCCTGACCTTATCAAACCTAAAAAGCTGCTCAACCCTGTAAGAGCCTCGAAAAGCCATCAAGAACTTCACAGGGAGCTGCTTATGAATCACAAGAGGTGAGGAAAAAGATCCAGCACAGCGGTTTACTGCACCCTAACCTCAAAGTGAGTAGAATTATGAACTAGGAAGGAGAAGCAGGTCCCGTGTCTATGCACAGTTGTACCGCTGACCTGAATAGTTTATTCCACTTGTGAAAACTGGAATATGCCATGTCCTCCCACATCCCAGACtatggattttttttcctgtcaggcctttggcctgtgagctgggggttgggggggggatagaTTTTAAGAGTCTTTCTTAGAGccttgtttttttgtaaaaaaaataattgcagaaTAGAGGCCAGGAGTCATAATAAAGGGCAGGGATTGGTGTGAAGCAAATAGATCCTTCCCTCCAATTAGCCTGAGTCTCATTGGGAAATGGCACCTTTTGTAGCTTTTTTCCGCAAGCCACAAGTACTAGGAAGTTGCTCtgttaaatgaaaaagaaagctgACATTTTAAGCACAGAAGCCTCCACGCACCCACATCCATCCTAGAAtagagctatacagtggtacctctggttaagaacttaattcattctggaggtccgttcttaacctgaaactgttcttaacctgaggtaccactttagctaatggggcctcccgctgctgctgcaccatcaccatcgcaatttctgttctcatcctgaggtaaagttcttaacctgaggtactatttccaagttagcggagtctgtaacctgaagcatttgtaacatgaagcgtttgtaacctgaggtaccactgtatagtcatttTGAGCAGTAGTGATTAGGGTAGTAGACCATAGCTGAGCAGTAGGGCATGTGCTTTATAATGTTTATATGAAGAAATGCCCTGGCGCCCCCGCtttaaaggatcaggtagcaagtGGCTCCTCCACAGACCCTGGTCTGCCCCTGCTAGTCATGGAGCACGATGGGGAAATAGATGGACCTGCCAAGCTTCTGATAATCCATGCCAGATTCTGGAATTCTAGCCCTGGAATCAATGTGAATATCTCCATAACTATTCCAATTAGCACAGGTGGgcctttccttttaaaatttaTCCATCCTTACTCTTTTAACATTCACCTGCTGGTTCAATGCACTACAATGTCCACAGCTCTtttgtttctctttaaaaaataaataaatcattatttaaaatcacaaaacctGAGTGGACACGCACTCCTACACCAGAGGAGAAGCCTGCGCACAATTCAAGTCACGTTTCGTAATCTCGCCTTGGGTTCTTGCAACGTCAATAGAGCCTGAAGAACGTCAGCTCCCGCCCGAGATTTCCCCAAACTTTCCGAAGAGGTACATATATTTATAGATGAAAGGAAGACAGGGTTGCTTGCAAAGGTCCTCCTAGATAAAAGGAAGCAGAAGAGCTGGTAAATATCCTGTCCGCTTCCAAGCCACATCCGCTAGCATTGTTTGTTTTATGAAGCATGAATCTTGTTTGAAAAGGGCAGGCAGGGGGCAGTTAGGCTATGGAGTGAGCTGTTCAGATTGGATCATTAGCATATGTATTTATTCGTGCATTCGTTCATTTATAAATTTGTATTCAACCTTTcagggcaaaaaacaacaacaacaccctcccTAGCTGGCTTAGAACAAGAACAATCATTTGTGGTGGGTGGCTAgaaaagagctgtagctcagaggtagtgggtctgttttgaatgcagaagattcctagttcagtccctgacattcctgcctaaaactctggagagcttctgccagtcaatgtaggcagtattgagctagatgatcagggccgtcttacccataggcactaggggtgctgGGCACCCGGGCACTGAGCTctcagggcatagctgtcaacttacagatttgaaaataagggaccagcagccttgaaactaagggatcagcagccaaaataagggattttccaagaacaggtatgttcaacttctgagcccctccaagccaaaggcggaaagcccagccagcagccaaacgaagcctcaagcggtggttcccacagcgcagcaacccggcaaaggggatgcagcaaggaaaaccaccgtcacctctccgctgggaagcgctgagcaaaggcgagtccccaggcaacgaggccgatttgatcggcacaaggcatgcaagctccacccccccccagtcgttcttaggctccttattgggtgagcaacgcagcccagcaacacagttggagcctccctcctccctggccggcagggagggagggagaggagctgcttcctttgaaacccaggaaatttaagggacatcatcaataagggacagcagcgggacatggcgttgggataagggactttcccgccaaataagggacggttgacagctgtgtctcaggggcaccaggctgagagtccagggCCCAAAAGTTGGGGCACCGCGGTGGGCTCAAACTCTGCACCATGAGTTTGGGggtgaccgagccagcgagatgctgaggcggccggccagctcctccctcctgctcgcctGGGACTGGGGAAGGGCaccaggcggatctttgcaccccggcaccgcatatacttaagacagccctgtagatgatggaccaatggcctggctcagtttaaggcagcttcctatgttcctctgtaGATTTAAGACAGCCCCCAAACCCAGATAATAATGGCAGCAGCTAACAACCAGCATGCTTACCTGTGGAGCTGGGAGCTCTTTTTATTCCATGCTGTGTGTATCCTGCCTGCTTCCATCTGATAAGATTAGGATCTGGCACAGAATTCATAATCTTCACAATCTTAATACCTACCTGTGCTGGAAGCGTATTGGTTTGAATACCAGTTTAATTGTCGCAACATCTTCAAAACAGTCTCAGGCCTGAAGCATGTTTAGTGCCCATCTAAATACAGCAGAGATCTTGGAGATCTGCAGTTGCCTCAGCAGGCAACATATCAGGTCTGAAGGAATGTGCAAGTCCTGGTCCCCCTGCTCCAGGATCTGATCCCTATCTCCAGGTTGAAAATCCAAGGCAGGTTACTGAGCGCCCTCTACTTAGGACCAAACATTTGCTCTCCTCTTCTGTGGGTCCTCAGCACTTGCTTTTAGCTgtgcagtggcaccttggttctcaaacttaatgcgttccggaagcccgttccaaaaccaaagcgttcctaaACCAAGGCACacgttcccatagaaagtaatgcaaaatggattaatccgttccagacttttaaaaacaacccctaaaacagcaatttaacatgaattttactatctaacgagagcactgatccataaaatgaaagcaataatcaatgtgctttattataaaataaataagacagtattgtagatgataaaaattacaattttttccccttacctgtactgatgatagtcattgtttggatggagggcttttatccatttccacagtcacgcaatcaatcaaacggtagctgaactgggttccacacagtcacaaaaacaaatcgaaatagaaaaagcctcaaaaacaaaaacgcaaaataaatagcaaaaacaaaagcaccgaacttaatctgttctggaagtccgtttgacgtccgaaatgttcaaaaaccaaggcacagcttctgattggtgcaggtgccccagaaacaacagccgcatcggatgttcggcttccaaaaaatgtttgaaaaccagaacacttatttccgggtttttggtgtttgagaaccaaggcgtttgagtaccaaggcgtttgaaaactaaggtgccactgtatatatttatttcacaagCTTGGACATAGAAGGGGGCCTCTCTAAGACTCCCATCTACACTATACTTTTAAAACCGTATCACACCTCTTTATCCAGTCAGGTCTTCCTCTGAAGAATCCTGGCATcttgtcgtttgttaagggtgctgggagtttgCCTGTTTGCCTCACAGAGTTGCAGTGTTTAAAAGTCAACTCATCTTCCTAGGGAAGAAACCACAATACCCAGGGTTAGTTGTTGAGTGGGGAGGAGGCACAACTATAGGGTGCAGATGTTGCCTTATACAGCGAGACCGTTGGTCCCTCCAGTCCAGACATGATTGACCATGTTCTCCAAGCTCTCTGCCAGTTCATTTgatgtttattgttgttgttaaaaacggTCAAGATCCTGATAAGCTGCAAGGGACGTCATCTGAGCAGGGTGACCAAAACATCACAGAATGTATACAGTAGCATTAGAGCAAAAAACCCATTCAAACACACCACACTGACTAAGGCCACACATCCGCACCATGCAGTTATAGCACTCTTATGCCACATTAACAGCCATTGAATCCTGACCCAACTTTGCTCAAGTCATTATGGTGGGCAATGGCCAATGCTTACAGTACTGAACTTAAGAGCAGATCAATTTGTGCAGGAACTATTTGCAGCAAAAACTGCCAGAGGTATTCTAATGTAAGATTATTGGTTGAATTACTCCCCCTGCTGGTGGATGGTAAAGCAGTggctgagatttatttttttttaagttggtcaaactttgaaatgttatgcttaattaaaacattttctttttacaCTTTTTCCATACAATTTTAAGGGTACACCCAGTTGATCACAGAGAGTAGCAGGGCGGGGAATAATTTTGGATAAAGCTTTTGCGCTGATGCGTGATTTGTCATACATAAAGTTGCCTCACTGATCAAATATTCTCAAATATTTTTCATTGTCATGAAGTGGGACCTCCAGGAGTCTGTAACTTTCTTAttcccattcattcatttattatatttctatgccgcttttcaCTCTCATTAGTCACAAAGCGGCTTACATACGATAAATAACAACATAGCAGAACATTGCAATTGCAACAGAGATGATATACAAATTGCCAAGTCATCAATAAAGTGACCACCTCCTATAAAACATTAACAAAACAACGTTAAAAAAATAGATAACAGCCCAACCACGAGAAAAGTCATAAAGTTCACAAAGTGCTTACAATCCACAAaacagtagagtggtacctctggttaagaacttaattcgttctggaggtccgttcttaacctgaaactgttcttaacctgaggtaccactttagctaatggggcctactactgctgccgtgccgccgtcatgtggtttctgttctcatcctgaggtaaagttcttaacccgaggtactatttctgggttagcggagtctgtaacctgaagcatctttaacctgaagcgtctgtaacccgaggtgccactgtattaacaatattaacaaacaaacaagcaaaaaacaaactaaACACTGCTGAATTCACATGCTcacactctctctccccacctccccatgACTCATAGTCTTCTACTCAGTTCATCAAAAAGCAGATTCACGTTATGGTCACGGTAGCAACCTCCTTCTGAAATCTCTGAGGGTTCTGAAGGCTGGAGGGTGTGGCAAGGCAAGTGGGAAAAGCCCTTGCCTGGTGGCCATCACAgaatctccttccccttcccatccATGCTGCAGTTGGGTCATTTTTAGACTCTGAACTTAGCAGTCTTACGGGGTTGGGGAATGCCCTTTAGATGGCCATGTGCATTGCCTTGCTTACTCTAAAAAGTGGCAAGCCAGCCCTCCTctgtcttgggggtgggggctccTGCTTATTCCACTTGGTGGGGAAATGGTACCCTCAGTCTTAACCCCCGGCCCTGCCAGCAAGCAACCACAAATTCCCAACACTTTCTTTCTGGCCAATGGAACTGTTCCTGTGCCCAGTCAGCCTGAATTGGTTACTCAGGAAGACTCCACCTGACACCTCCTCTCATATCCTTGGCTGAGAGGAAGGCACAGCACATGGTTGACCACACCACTAACCCGCTAccattcctcccccctctttttttttagggTGGCCAAATTGTAAAAAGGACAGGTTTTTGTGGCACCTTTAAGCAACACCTGTTGAAATTCTAAGACACAGATAGATAAGTCGCCTCTCATCATCTTCGATTTCTTAAATTTCTGGGTAAATAAAAATGATTGTGCGGCACCTGAAGGGCAGCAATGTGGGCATCAGGTGACTCTCTTTATGGAAATGATTCCATAGCTGGGGCAGCTTTGTACATAATCAttatacctaccgtattttttgctctataacacgcacctgaccataacacgcacatcgtttttagaggacgaaaacaagggaaaaaacattctgaatgaaacagtggatgtatcatttttgtgcttcatgctgtggccacagacatgtgatctgatggtgaatttggggtgacccaatgcagtgggtgcgtgatttttggggggcaggctctagccatggacatgctatgtgatctgatggtgaatttggggtgacccaatgcaaagatcctgaggatccatgtggatctatgctttgtaaccacgtttttgcaccattgcagccccaggcaacagtgggtgtgtgatttttggggggcaggctgtagccatggacatgctatgtgatctgatgctgaatttggggtgacccaatgcaaagatcctgaggatccatgtggatccatgctttttaaccacgtttttacaccattgcagccccaggcaacagtgggtgtgtgatttttggggggcaggctgtagccatggacatgctatgtgatctgatggtgaatttggggtgacccaatgcaaagatcctgaggatccatgtggatctatgctttgtaaccacattttaagtggggagggaaggaaaaacaaagaagggaaaaggagcatgagaggggtgtgcagagaagcagctggctaagaatgcaggagagggatttaacgggagggaggaaagaaaggcaaaagtttccccccacccaagcacccaaaccagccagctctctctctctctctctctctctctctctctctctctctctctctatctatctatctatctctctatctctccctccctccctctcccccacctgcatgttgcctgctagtccctagacgcagcaccggagcacagagaggaattagaaggaacgactctgctttcccctcttcttgcctggaggggaggggctttccctgctctttgttccgtgtgagcaaacacagcaacgaaacagaggagggtgggcagtaagaccctgaggcagaatgcaggaaagcagccacttcctcttttcaggtttcccttctccgtgactcgcgatttgatttttgtctgattttttggctccagggaccacacattcgctccataacatgcacagacatttccccttcctttttaggagaaaaaatctgcgtgttatagaggggaaaatacggtaagtagtTTTTCAAAAGGCAGTCCTTTACACAcctatctgggagtaagtcccattgaactcaatgggatgtcCTTCTTagcagtagacatgtataggattgcaacagaAGGATGCAATGCTTTGCCCACTTTTCTTGTAATAAGCACCATTGAATTCTGGGGATTACTTTTGAGCAGGGTTGCCCTGTTTGTTTCCCTGCAGGATACAACCATTTGCACTTGGCAGCTCAGCCTTAATTAACCTGCCCCTTTTCCCTCCTCGTttcacagaggcttgggagtcgagAGCAAACCAGAACTGCAGCGAGTTCTGGAGCATCGGCGGCGGAACCAGCTGATCAGGCagaggaaagaagaggaagaggcgaAGAAGTTAAAATCTCCCTTCGAGCAAGAGCTCCTGAAGAGGCAACAGAAGCTGGATCAGGTAGGACGCAGTTCTGAAATCTTGTTGCAATAAACCGCATCAGAAGTGCAGAGAAATCCACCCTGTACTTACTCTAAACAATCACATGGCGCTCTTCAGTCTTTTCACAAAC is from Podarcis muralis chromosome 2, rPodMur119.hap1.1, whole genome shotgun sequence and encodes:
- the FAM107A gene encoding actin-associated protein FAM107A isoform X3; the encoded protein is MFLQASMYTEIQRERPDIGNIMTHPDYIDGNPDLIKPKKLLNPVRASKSHQELHRELLMNHKRGLGVESKPELQRVLEHRRRNQLIRQRKEEEEAKKLKSPFEQELLKRQQKLDQLEREQEKQEENAPEFIKVKENLRRTSTLTGAEKVA
- the FAM107A gene encoding actin-associated protein FAM107A isoform X2, coding for MSQRMEDQVRIPPGATGLYRAMLVKSASMYTEIQRERPDIGNIMTHPDYIDGNPDLIKPKKLLNPVRASKSHQELHRELLMNHKRGLGVESKPELQRVLEHRRRNQLIRQRKEEEEAKKLKSPFEQELLKRQQKLDQLEREQEKQEENAPEFIKVKENLRRTSTLTGAEKVA
- the FAM107A gene encoding actin-associated protein FAM107A isoform X1; translation: MYTEIQRERPDIGNIMTHPDYIDGNPDLIKPKKLLNPVRASKSHQELHRELLMNHKRGLGVESKPELQRVLEHRRRNQLIRQRKEEEEAKKLKSPFEQELLKRQQKLDQLEREQEKQEENAPEFIKVKENLRRTSTLTGAEKVA